In Manis pentadactyla isolate mManPen7 chromosome 11, mManPen7.hap1, whole genome shotgun sequence, one DNA window encodes the following:
- the OTUB2 gene encoding ubiquitin thioesterase OTUB2 isoform X3, whose protein sequence is MSETSFNLISEKCDILSILRDHPENKIYQRKIQELSKRFTAIRKTKGDGNCFYRALGYSYLESLLGKNREILKFKEHVLQTPNDLLAAGFEEHKFRNFFNAFYSVVQLVEEDGSVSSLLKVFNDQSSSDCIVQFLRLLTSAFIKNHADFFRHFIDEEMDIKDFCTHEVEPMAMECDHIQITALSQALNIALQVEYVDELDTALNHHVFPEAAIPSVYLLYKTSHYNILYATDKR, encoded by the exons agtGAAACATCTTTTAAtctaatatcagaaaaatgtgACATTCTATCAATTCTTCGGGACCATCCTGAAAACAAGATTTACCAGAGGAAAATCCAG GAGCTCAGCAAAAGGTTCACCGCCATCCGCAAGACCAAGGGGGACGGGAACTGTTTCTACCGGGCCTTGGGCTACTCTTATTTGGAATCTCTGCTGGGAAAGAACAGAGAGATCCTCAA GTTCAAAGAACATGTCCTGCAGACCCCAAATGACCTTCTGGCTGCCGGCTTTGAAGAGCACAAGTTCCGAAACTTCTTTAATGCT TTTTACAGTGTGGTCCAGCTGGTGGAGGAGGATGGCTCCGTGTCCAGCCTGCTGAAAGTGTTCAATGACCAGAGTTCCTCGGACTGTATCGTGCAGTTCTTGCGCCTGCTCACCTCCGCCTTCATCAAGAACCACGCAGACTTCTTCCGACACTTCATCGATGAGGAGATGGACATCAAGGACTTCTGCACTCAT GAAGTGGAGCCCATGGCCATGGAATGTGACCACATCCAGATCACAGCCTTGTCTCAGGCACTGAATATTGCCCTGCAGGTGGAGTACGTTGACGAGCTGGATACAGCCCTAAACCACCACGTGTTCCCTGAGGCTGCCATCCCTTCCGTTTACCTGCTTTATAAAACATCGCACTACAACATCCTTTATGCAACTGATAAACGCTGA